In a single window of the Deltaproteobacteria bacterium HGW-Deltaproteobacteria-6 genome:
- a CDS encoding transcriptional regulator → MDNEKKKIVARLKRIEGQVRGLQRLIENGAPCIDVLTQVSAVTSAMKKTGAAIINAHMETCMKESTGNRAKERSDFQTALSRFIDLS, encoded by the coding sequence ATGGATAATGAGAAGAAAAAAATCGTCGCCCGTTTAAAACGGATTGAAGGACAGGTTCGGGGGCTTCAGCGTTTAATTGAAAACGGGGCGCCATGTATTGACGTTTTAACCCAGGTTTCAGCCGTCACATCCGCCATGAAAAAAACGGGCGCGGCAATTATCAACGCCCATATGGAAACGTGCATGAAGGAATCAACCGGAAATCGTGCGAAGGAACGTTCTGATTTTCAGACCGCCCTGTCCCGTTTTATCGATTTGTCGTAA
- the bioF gene encoding 8-amino-7-oxononanoate synthase: MMFEEKLRKIKADGLYREMRYLQSPQSAHALLAGRDILMLSSNSYLGLCTDDRLKQAAYDAIEQYGTGSGGSRLITGSYEIHKKLEEKIAAFKKTEAALIFNTGYMANVGAISAIADKNWVIFSDRLNHASIIDGCKLSGAEIVVYGHCDPDDLENKIIKFPNRQGLIISDSLFSVDGDIAPLPQLVKIARRHKMLLMIDEAHATGVLGKNGGGVADYFGLSCGIDVSVGTFSKALASEGGFVAGSRDLIDYLANRARSFIFSTALSPATIAVSLAALEIVQKESHSRENLLVNAAWLRRELQKRGFAVMDSPAPIISMILGPPGLAMAMSCRLMEAGIFASAIRPPTVPAGTSRLRINLMATHTKDDLSRAIAEIEHAGRALGVIR; encoded by the coding sequence ATGATGTTTGAAGAAAAACTACGGAAAATCAAGGCCGACGGCCTTTACAGAGAGATGAGGTATCTGCAGTCGCCGCAGAGCGCCCATGCCCTGCTTGCGGGCCGGGACATTTTGATGCTCTCCTCCAACAGTTATCTGGGGCTTTGCACGGATGACCGCCTTAAACAGGCCGCGTATGATGCCATTGAACAGTATGGCACAGGTTCCGGCGGGTCGCGCCTGATCACCGGAAGTTATGAAATTCACAAAAAGCTGGAAGAGAAAATCGCCGCCTTTAAGAAAACCGAAGCGGCGCTGATTTTCAACACCGGCTACATGGCTAATGTCGGCGCCATCTCGGCTATCGCCGATAAAAACTGGGTGATCTTTTCGGACCGTCTCAATCATGCCAGCATTATTGACGGCTGCAAGCTCAGCGGCGCCGAAATCGTTGTTTATGGGCACTGCGATCCGGATGATCTGGAAAATAAAATAATTAAATTTCCAAACAGACAGGGTTTAATTATCAGCGACAGCCTTTTCAGCGTTGACGGCGATATTGCTCCACTGCCACAGCTGGTGAAAATTGCCCGCCGCCACAAGATGCTGCTGATGATTGATGAAGCCCATGCCACGGGTGTTTTAGGCAAAAACGGCGGAGGCGTGGCGGACTATTTCGGCCTGTCCTGCGGCATTGATGTTTCCGTGGGAACCTTCAGTAAGGCATTGGCTTCCGAGGGAGGGTTTGTCGCGGGCAGCCGTGATCTCATTGATTATCTGGCCAACAGGGCCCGCAGTTTTATATTTTCCACCGCCTTGTCACCCGCGACGATTGCCGTGTCGCTTGCCGCCCTTGAAATTGTGCAGAAAGAATCGCACAGTCGTGAGAATCTGCTTGTCAATGCCGCCTGGCTTCGTCGGGAACTCCAAAAAAGAGGTTTTGCCGTGATGGATTCTCCGGCGCCGATTATTTCCATGATTCTGGGGCCTCCCGGTCTGGCCATGGCCATGAGCTGCCGCCTGATGGAAGCGGGGATCTTTGCTTCCGCCATCCGTCCGCCGACTGTTCCCGCCGGAACCAGCCGTCTGCGCATCAACCTGATGGCGACGCATACCAAAGATGACCTTTCCCGGGCGATTGCCGAAATTGAACACGCCGGACGCGCGTTAGGGGTGATCCGTTAG
- a CDS encoding diguanylate cyclase — protein sequence MQTNWFDEIPVGITTCDTKGVIISMNDRAALIFKKSGGRELIGKNMLACHPEAAQKKIVELLETKQPNAYTVEKNGVKSLLYQSPWYEDGVFMGYVEFIFTLPEQMAQLTEINWVK from the coding sequence ATGCAAACAAACTGGTTTGACGAAATTCCCGTCGGCATCACGACCTGCGATACAAAAGGCGTCATCATTTCCATGAATGACCGCGCCGCTCTCATCTTTAAAAAATCCGGCGGACGGGAGTTGATCGGCAAAAATATGCTGGCGTGCCACCCCGAAGCGGCTCAAAAGAAAATCGTGGAGCTTTTGGAAACCAAACAGCCTAACGCCTATACCGTTGAAAAAAACGGCGTGAAATCGCTTTTATATCAGTCGCCCTGGTATGAAGACGGGGTGTTTATGGGATACGTCGAATTCATTTTCACCCTGCCTGAGCAAATGGCCCAACTGACCGAAATTAACTGGGTTAAGTAA
- the trpE gene encoding anthranilate synthase component I: MYQPKFAEFEAFAQRGNLIPVYREILADIETPVSVLRKLQHKDHVYLLESVEGGEKWGRYSFIGTDAGVVFKVRGASVIIEEKGRVSTREHKGDPLAAMRELLGRYKPVATPGLPRFFGGAVGYLGYDMVRYFEKLPDAPPDDLNLDESVFVISDSLVIFDNTRHTIKVVACAYTEDADTPEDAYRMACAKIDEMIALLSAQAPSPAPVPQINGVSFESNMTPDQYKAIVEKAKDYIAAGDAIQVVLSQRFSTPCRTNPVDLYRALRYVNPSPYLFFLKLDDLTMIGSSPEVMVRLEQSDVELRPIAGTRKRGKTEQEDRALADELLSDEKERAEHVMLVDLGRNDLGRIAETGSVQVNQYMVVEKYSHVMHLVSNVRAQLAKGKDAFDVLAATFPAGTLTGAPKVRAMQIIDELETVRRGAYGGAVGYFSFSGNMDLCITIRTMVIKDGKIFVQAGAGIVYDSQPESEYQETQNKARGMQMAVKLAAGGFVLENGNQE; encoded by the coding sequence ATGTATCAACCGAAATTTGCAGAATTTGAAGCATTCGCCCAGAGGGGAAATCTGATTCCCGTTTATCGGGAAATTCTGGCGGACATCGAAACACCGGTTTCCGTTTTAAGAAAATTGCAGCACAAGGACCATGTCTATCTCCTGGAAAGTGTCGAAGGCGGCGAGAAGTGGGGGCGTTATTCTTTTATCGGCACGGACGCGGGCGTTGTCTTCAAAGTCCGCGGGGCATCGGTGATCATTGAAGAAAAAGGAAGAGTATCCACACGGGAGCATAAAGGTGATCCGCTGGCCGCCATGCGCGAACTGCTGGGCCGCTATAAGCCTGTCGCCACCCCCGGTCTGCCGCGTTTTTTCGGAGGGGCCGTAGGCTACCTGGGCTATGACATGGTGCGCTATTTTGAAAAACTCCCCGATGCCCCGCCGGATGATCTGAATCTGGATGAATCCGTTTTTGTGATTAGTGATTCTCTGGTCATCTTTGACAATACCCGCCACACCATTAAAGTGGTGGCCTGCGCTTACACGGAAGATGCGGATACGCCGGAAGACGCTTACCGGATGGCCTGCGCCAAGATCGACGAAATGATCGCCCTTCTTTCCGCGCAGGCCCCCTCACCTGCCCCCGTACCCCAAATAAACGGCGTGTCCTTTGAATCCAATATGACGCCTGACCAATACAAAGCCATCGTGGAGAAGGCAAAAGATTATATTGCCGCGGGAGACGCCATTCAGGTGGTGCTGTCCCAGCGGTTTTCCACGCCATGCCGGACCAATCCGGTCGATCTTTACCGGGCGCTTCGTTATGTCAATCCGTCACCGTATTTATTCTTTCTCAAGCTTGACGATTTGACCATGATCGGCTCCTCCCCCGAGGTTATGGTGCGTCTCGAACAAAGCGATGTGGAGCTTCGGCCGATAGCAGGCACTCGCAAACGCGGCAAAACCGAGCAGGAAGACCGGGCTCTGGCTGACGAGCTGCTCTCCGATGAAAAGGAGCGGGCCGAACACGTCATGCTGGTCGATCTGGGCAGAAACGATCTGGGACGCATCGCCGAAACGGGTTCGGTACAGGTTAATCAATACATGGTAGTGGAAAAATATTCCCACGTTATGCATCTGGTCTCCAACGTGCGCGCTCAACTGGCGAAAGGCAAGGATGCCTTTGATGTCCTGGCGGCAACATTTCCGGCGGGAACGCTCACCGGCGCGCCCAAAGTCCGCGCCATGCAAATCATTGACGAGCTAGAAACCGTTCGTCGCGGTGCATACGGCGGAGCGGTAGGTTATTTCAGCTTCAGCGGCAATATGGATCTGTGCATCACCATTCGCACGATGGTCATCAAAGACGGCAAAATATTTGTTCAGGCCGGCGCGGGCATTGTTTATGATTCCCAGCCCGAATCGGAGTATCAGGAAACGCAAAACAAAGCGCGCGGCATGCAGATGGCCGTCAAACTCGCGGCCGGCGGATTTGTTCTCGAAAATGGAAACCAGGAATAG
- the bioB gene encoding biotin synthase BioB codes for MDLIDNLKTKAIKGKGAGVSEAQELFIEGSSSPYRVFAAASEIREHFKGKEISLCGISNAKSGRCSEDCKFCAQSSHYSTDVPSYPLKPARDIIAEAALAKKDGAAFFGIVTSGKRVKAKKEWTEIFKAIAGMNQIGMHPCASLGIIDADIACQLKAAGLFRYHHNLETARSYFKNICTTHDYEENVETIRVAKAAGLSVCAGALIGMGEGVTHRIELAATLRQLNVDSVPVNILNPIKGTPLEHLHPLPPMEILMTIAVFRFMLPDKDIKLCGGKEKNLRQLLPLGIIAGANSLMTGNYLTTTGRDSRLDHEMITDLGLVPTRERDACRCSMEGQNACLADTTAKRKPARK; via the coding sequence ATGGATTTGATCGATAACTTAAAAACCAAAGCTATCAAGGGAAAGGGGGCAGGCGTTTCCGAGGCCCAGGAACTTTTCATTGAAGGCTCTTCAAGCCCTTACCGCGTTTTCGCCGCGGCCTCCGAAATCCGGGAACACTTCAAAGGGAAAGAGATCAGTCTTTGCGGAATCAGCAATGCCAAGTCAGGCCGTTGTTCCGAAGACTGTAAATTCTGCGCGCAATCATCTCACTATTCAACCGATGTTCCTTCCTATCCGCTCAAACCCGCGCGAGACATTATCGCCGAGGCTGCGTTGGCCAAAAAAGACGGCGCTGCGTTCTTCGGGATTGTTACCAGCGGAAAACGCGTGAAAGCCAAAAAGGAATGGACGGAAATCTTTAAAGCCATCGCCGGTATGAACCAAATCGGCATGCACCCGTGCGCGTCTCTGGGCATTATTGATGCCGACATCGCCTGCCAACTCAAAGCCGCCGGCCTGTTTCGTTATCATCACAATCTGGAAACGGCGCGCAGCTATTTTAAAAATATCTGCACAACGCATGACTACGAAGAAAATGTGGAAACGATTCGCGTCGCGAAAGCTGCCGGATTATCCGTCTGCGCCGGCGCCCTGATCGGCATGGGAGAGGGCGTCACGCACCGCATTGAACTGGCCGCGACCCTGCGCCAGTTGAATGTTGATTCGGTTCCCGTCAACATTCTCAATCCGATCAAGGGAACGCCCCTGGAACATTTACACCCTTTGCCGCCAATGGAAATTCTCATGACCATCGCGGTCTTTCGTTTTATGCTGCCGGATAAGGACATCAAACTGTGCGGCGGCAAGGAAAAGAATCTGCGGCAGCTGCTGCCGCTGGGTATTATCGCGGGAGCCAATTCCCTGATGACGGGCAATTATCTGACGACTACGGGACGGGACAGCCGGCTGGATCACGAAATGATTACCGATCTGGGGCTTGTTCCGACACGGGAGCGCGATGCCTGCCGCTGCAGCATGGAAGGGCAAAATGCCTGCTTGGCCGACACAACCGCAAAAAGAAAACCAGCAAGGAAATAA
- a CDS encoding DNA recombination protein RmuC, with protein MEIYLYIILLFLLVVVVMQFWLLRRSSVDLTPLATKLDALRDAQERTDRSLRDEISRSRQETQTQSQQERVELAGTLKSFGDSVQTRMADIAKIQNDQMESFARQLSLLTATNEKKMEDIRLVIDEKLKQIQEDNTRQLDRMRETVDEKLQNTLEKRLGESFKQVSERLEQVHQGLGDMRTLAAGVGDLKKVLTNVKSRGTWGEVQLGALLEELLSPEQYLKNVKINERSNDFVEFAIKLPGQGESLSDFVLIPVDAKFPVEDYSRLIEAQERADAAAAEDAVRQLEASIKKAAKDISQKYLAPPKTTDFGIMFLPSEGLYAEVIRRTALVAQLQREYRIVISGPSTFAAFLNSLQMGFRTLAIQKRSGEVWKVLGEVKAAFGRFGDSLDAVRKRLDQAASSVDDAQKKTRTLAGKLKAVEAMPDTPLEISIADTEAD; from the coding sequence ATGGAAATTTATTTATATATAATTTTACTTTTTTTGCTGGTCGTTGTGGTGATGCAGTTCTGGCTGCTCAGGCGAAGTTCCGTTGATCTGACGCCGCTGGCCACGAAACTGGATGCTCTGCGGGACGCGCAGGAAAGAACCGACCGCTCGCTGCGCGATGAGATTTCCCGGTCGAGGCAGGAGACGCAAACGCAGTCGCAGCAGGAGAGAGTAGAACTGGCGGGCACGCTGAAATCCTTCGGCGATTCCGTCCAGACCCGGATGGCTGATATCGCAAAAATTCAAAACGATCAGATGGAAAGTTTTGCCAGGCAGCTGTCCCTTCTCACCGCGACCAATGAAAAAAAGATGGAAGATATCCGTCTGGTTATCGATGAAAAGCTGAAGCAGATCCAGGAAGATAATACCCGCCAGCTTGACCGGATGCGGGAAACCGTCGATGAGAAACTGCAGAACACGCTGGAAAAACGCCTGGGAGAATCATTCAAGCAGGTTTCTGAACGGCTCGAACAGGTTCATCAGGGGCTGGGCGACATGCGCACGCTGGCCGCGGGCGTGGGCGATTTGAAGAAAGTGCTCACCAATGTCAAGTCGCGCGGTACCTGGGGGGAAGTCCAACTGGGCGCGCTTCTGGAAGAGCTATTATCTCCGGAGCAATACTTGAAGAATGTCAAAATAAACGAGCGCAGCAACGATTTTGTCGAATTCGCCATCAAGCTTCCCGGCCAGGGCGAATCACTTTCGGATTTTGTGCTGATACCGGTGGACGCGAAATTTCCGGTGGAAGACTACTCCCGGCTGATCGAAGCGCAGGAAAGAGCCGATGCAGCCGCAGCGGAAGATGCCGTCCGGCAACTGGAGGCGAGCATCAAAAAGGCGGCCAAAGATATCTCGCAAAAATATCTTGCCCCTCCCAAAACAACGGATTTTGGCATTATGTTTCTGCCGTCGGAAGGGCTTTACGCCGAAGTGATCCGCCGCACGGCGCTGGTTGCCCAGCTGCAGCGCGAATACCGCATCGTGATTTCCGGCCCCTCGACGTTTGCCGCATTTCTCAACAGTCTGCAAATGGGTTTCCGCACGCTGGCGATTCAGAAGCGTTCGGGTGAAGTCTGGAAAGTGCTGGGCGAGGTGAAAGCGGCGTTCGGCCGGTTCGGCGATTCGCTCGATGCCGTGCGCAAAAGACTGGACCAGGCCGCAAGCTCGGTGGATGATGCCCAGAAAAAGACGCGGACGCTGGCCGGCAAGTTAAAAGCGGTGGAAGCCATGCCGGACACGCCGCTCGAAATATCCATTGCGGACACGGAAGCCGATTAA
- the bioA gene encoding adenosylmethionine--8-amino-7-oxononanoate transaminase: MNILQQKDLQYIWHPCSQMKDYEDFPPIIIERGKGAYLYDVDGKSYLDAVSSWWVNLFGHANDRIRKALSLQAQKLEHVIFANFSHEPAVDLAEEIVRITPEGLSKVFFADNGSSAVEAALKMSFHYHQQTGRTGKTKFAAVTDAYHGETLGALSVGDLDLYSKIYKPLMMNTFRAAGPDCYRCPYGKTRGTCAAECFEAMERMVTDHADEICGVIIEPLVQCAAGMKIYPPVYLRKLRDLCTKHHIHFIADEIAVGFGRTGKMFACEHAGVAPDILCLSKGITGGYLPLSQVVTTDEIYSAFYADYTELKAFLHSHSYTGNALACAVAREVLHIFQDENILARNEVKARMISEKVSKWFDGHPCVGEYRQLGMIGALELVADQKTKAAFDWQKRVGYGIYRIALTKGVLLRPLGNVIYFMPPYVVEEEDIEKMVRVAFESINRYFDG, translated from the coding sequence ATGAACATCCTCCAGCAAAAAGATCTGCAATATATCTGGCATCCCTGTTCGCAGATGAAAGACTACGAAGACTTTCCCCCGATTATCATTGAACGCGGGAAGGGCGCTTATCTGTATGATGTGGATGGAAAGAGTTATCTGGATGCTGTCTCGTCCTGGTGGGTGAATCTTTTCGGTCACGCAAATGACAGAATCAGGAAAGCGCTGAGCCTTCAGGCTCAAAAGCTCGAACATGTCATCTTTGCCAATTTTTCCCATGAGCCCGCAGTCGATCTGGCGGAAGAAATTGTCCGCATTACACCGGAAGGATTATCCAAAGTCTTTTTTGCCGACAATGGCTCGTCGGCGGTGGAGGCGGCGCTGAAAATGAGTTTCCATTATCATCAGCAGACCGGACGCACGGGCAAAACAAAATTTGCCGCCGTCACGGACGCCTATCATGGCGAGACGCTGGGCGCCCTTTCCGTCGGCGATCTCGATCTCTATAGTAAAATTTATAAACCGCTGATGATGAATACCTTCCGGGCCGCAGGGCCTGATTGCTACCGCTGTCCTTACGGGAAAACCCGCGGAACGTGCGCCGCGGAATGTTTTGAAGCCATGGAACGGATGGTGACGGATCATGCCGATGAAATCTGCGGCGTCATCATCGAACCGCTGGTACAATGCGCGGCGGGGATGAAAATCTATCCGCCGGTTTACTTGAGAAAGCTCAGAGACCTTTGCACAAAACATCACATTCACTTCATCGCCGATGAAATTGCCGTGGGCTTCGGCCGGACGGGCAAAATGTTCGCGTGCGAACATGCCGGGGTTGCGCCGGACATCCTGTGTTTGTCCAAGGGTATCACGGGAGGTTATCTGCCGCTGTCGCAGGTGGTGACGACGGATGAGATCTATTCAGCCTTTTATGCGGATTACACCGAACTCAAGGCATTCCTGCACTCGCACAGTTACACGGGCAATGCGCTGGCCTGCGCGGTAGCCCGGGAAGTGCTCCATATTTTTCAAGATGAAAACATCCTCGCCCGAAATGAGGTAAAAGCCCGGATGATCTCTGAAAAAGTATCAAAATGGTTTGACGGTCATCCCTGTGTGGGCGAATACCGGCAGCTGGGCATGATCGGCGCGCTGGAACTGGTGGCGGATCAGAAAACAAAAGCGGCCTTTGACTGGCAGAAGCGCGTGGGCTATGGTATTTATCGGATTGCGCTCACCAAAGGCGTGCTTTTGCGGCCGCTGGGCAATGTCATTTATTTTATGCCTCCTTATGTAGTCGAAGAAGAGGATATTGAAAAAATGGTCAGGGTGGCTTTTGAGTCGATCAACCGGTATTTTGATGGATGA
- a CDS encoding (Fe-S)-binding protein encodes MKINKKFNISRRSFLKISAGAAALAGINLPKSAAASTDQQLATLIDLSLCDGCQNRQVPACVSTCKAINREKIPPVVENIPEPWPRKTIEDWSKKQEVSNRLTPYNFIYVHKAIIDGKTIFVPRRCMHCDNPACATICPFSANHKEKNGAVVIEQNQCFGGAKCKDVCPWEIPQRQSGVGIYLHILPGFMGNGVMYKCDLCNERLKEGKLPGCIEACPREAMMIGPRREVEKIASERARAMNGYIYGKTENGGTSTFYVSPVSFEKIQQTMEKKPGQPDMKPNVVRRMAATDPLGKAVLAAPFLGIAAAGALGLISRRQEHVKKEGNGND; translated from the coding sequence ATGAAGATAAATAAAAAGTTCAATATCAGCCGCCGGTCATTTTTGAAGATCAGTGCAGGGGCTGCGGCCTTGGCCGGTATAAATTTGCCCAAATCGGCAGCGGCCTCAACGGATCAGCAACTGGCAACCCTCATTGATTTGAGCCTGTGCGACGGCTGCCAAAACCGGCAAGTACCCGCGTGTGTCAGCACCTGCAAAGCCATTAACAGAGAAAAAATCCCGCCGGTTGTGGAAAACATTCCCGAACCCTGGCCACGCAAAACCATCGAAGACTGGTCAAAGAAGCAAGAAGTATCGAACCGTCTGACGCCGTATAATTTTATCTATGTTCACAAAGCGATAATCGACGGGAAAACAATCTTTGTCCCGCGCCGCTGCATGCACTGTGACAATCCGGCCTGCGCAACCATTTGTCCGTTTTCGGCCAATCATAAAGAAAAAAACGGCGCGGTGGTCATCGAACAAAATCAATGTTTCGGTGGCGCGAAATGCAAGGATGTCTGTCCGTGGGAAATCCCGCAGCGCCAGTCCGGCGTCGGCATCTATCTGCATATTCTCCCCGGCTTCATGGGCAACGGCGTCATGTATAAATGCGATCTTTGCAATGAACGGCTGAAGGAAGGGAAATTACCGGGCTGCATCGAGGCCTGTCCCAGAGAGGCGATGATGATCGGTCCGCGCCGCGAAGTTGAAAAGATCGCCTCTGAACGCGCCCGCGCCATGAATGGTTATATTTACGGAAAAACGGAAAACGGCGGAACCTCAACCTTTTATGTTTCACCTGTATCCTTCGAAAAGATTCAGCAGACGATGGAAAAAAAGCCGGGGCAGCCGGATATGAAACCGAATGTTGTAAGGCGCATGGCCGCCACTGATCCTCTGGGGAAAGCGGTTCTGGCCGCGCCCTTTTTGGGGATTGCCGCCGCCGGTGCTTTGGGCCTGATCTCCCGCCGCCAAGAACATGTAAAGAAGGAGGGAAACGGCAATGACTGA
- the bioD gene encoding dethiobiotin synthase, translated as MRFSDMSRGLFIIGTDTGVGKTIISAGLLYLLLKNKYRAAYFKPVASGEVESNGVKVSADAAFVAAVSGFAGQSCRTTPFAFADAVAPHLAARLAGRRIDPTFIQKRFNELKDNYDIIVAEGAGGLAVPLNDEGYMQYDLIRELGFPCLLVSRAGLGTINHTLLTLAFAKSVGLTIKGIIISGEGQTLIEEDNIKTIKRLSGMEAIFTLPVVAAVDTEKLAPGDLQNAFEQSIHIDDMVALMEPV; from the coding sequence ATGAGGTTTAGTGATATGAGTAGAGGACTCTTTATCATCGGCACGGATACAGGTGTGGGCAAGACGATCATCTCGGCCGGTCTGCTGTATCTTCTGCTGAAAAACAAATACCGTGCCGCATATTTCAAGCCGGTGGCGAGCGGCGAGGTGGAAAGTAATGGCGTCAAAGTATCTGCTGACGCGGCTTTTGTCGCTGCTGTTTCCGGGTTTGCCGGGCAATCCTGCCGGACGACGCCTTTTGCCTTTGCCGATGCCGTTGCGCCGCATCTGGCCGCACGTCTGGCGGGGCGGCGCATTGATCCAACTTTTATTCAAAAGCGCTTCAATGAATTGAAGGACAACTATGACATCATTGTGGCGGAAGGCGCGGGAGGTCTGGCCGTGCCGCTTAACGACGAAGGCTATATGCAGTATGACCTGATCCGTGAATTGGGCTTTCCCTGCCTGCTCGTTTCGCGCGCCGGACTCGGAACAATCAATCACACGCTGCTGACGCTTGCCTTTGCCAAAAGCGTCGGCCTGACGATCAAAGGGATTATCATCAGCGGCGAGGGACAAACACTGATCGAAGAGGATAATATTAAGACGATTAAAAGACTCTCCGGTATGGAGGCGATCTTTACGCTGCCCGTCGTTGCCGCGGTGGACACTGAAAAACTGGCACCGGGAGATCTCCAGAATGCATTTGAACAATCTATTCATATTGACGACATGGTCGCTTTGATGGAGCCCGTATAA
- the trpD gene encoding anthranilate phosphoribosyltransferase, producing MIKEAIDKVVRRIDLPEAEMMAAMEEIMGGEATPAQIGALITALRMKGETVEEVTGAARIMRQKATRVNACATTIVDTCGTGGDKLNTFNISTTTAFVVAAAGIIVAKHGNRAVSSGCGSADVLEALGVNISVDQEIVEECIQQIGIGFLFAPKLHGAMKYAIGPRREIGIRTIFNMLGPLTNPAGATAQLLGVYDPKLTEMFADVLKNMGTKRAFIVHGLDGLDEVTITGETRVAELKDGIVRTYNIHPKDYVGRTYPLEAIRGGDPAQNAQITRDVLSGKPGAPRDVVLMNSALAIVAGEKAENIKEGIKVAADCIDSGQAVRKLQALIEMSNS from the coding sequence ATGATCAAAGAAGCCATTGACAAGGTTGTGAGAAGAATCGATCTGCCGGAAGCGGAAATGATGGCGGCGATGGAAGAAATCATGGGCGGCGAGGCGACTCCCGCGCAAATCGGGGCATTAATCACGGCGCTGCGCATGAAGGGCGAAACCGTGGAGGAAGTCACCGGCGCGGCGCGCATCATGCGTCAGAAAGCCACGCGCGTGAACGCCTGCGCGACGACCATCGTCGATACCTGCGGCACGGGCGGCGACAAACTCAATACCTTCAATATTTCTACGACCACGGCGTTTGTTGTGGCGGCGGCGGGCATCATCGTCGCCAAGCATGGCAACCGGGCCGTCTCCAGCGGCTGTGGCAGCGCCGACGTCCTGGAAGCATTGGGCGTCAATATCAGCGTCGATCAGGAGATCGTTGAAGAATGCATTCAGCAAATCGGCATCGGTTTTCTGTTCGCCCCGAAACTGCACGGCGCAATGAAATACGCCATCGGTCCGCGCCGGGAAATCGGCATCCGCACCATTTTCAACATGCTGGGACCGCTCACCAATCCGGCGGGCGCCACCGCGCAGCTGCTCGGAGTTTATGATCCGAAACTCACGGAAATGTTTGCCGACGTATTGAAAAACATGGGCACCAAACGTGCGTTCATCGTGCATGGTCTGGATGGCCTCGATGAAGTGACGATTACCGGCGAAACCCGTGTCGCCGAGTTAAAAGACGGTATCGTCCGCACCTACAACATTCATCCGAAGGATTACGTCGGGAGGACCTATCCGCTGGAAGCGATTCGCGGGGGTGATCCGGCTCAAAACGCCCAGATCACGCGCGACGTGCTTTCCGGCAAGCCGGGAGCTCCCCGGGATGTTGTCTTGATGAACTCGGCCCTGGCCATTGTGGCGGGGGAAAAAGCGGAGAACATCAAAGAAGGCATCAAGGTAGCCGCCGACTGCATTGACAGCGGCCAGGCGGTTAGGAAATTACAGGCTTTGATTGAGATGAGTAACAGTTAA
- a CDS encoding anthranilate/aminodeoxychorismate synthase component II (TrpG; with TrpE catalyzes the formation of anthranilate and glutamate from chorismate and glutamine; TrpG provides the glutamine amidotransferase activity) — MILMIDNYDSFTFNIVQYLGQMGEDVQVYRNDKITPDGIRKLNPQAIFLSPGPGSPKEAGITVDVIREFYTDVPLMGICLGHQSIGFAFGGEVVRASRIMHGKVSPVEHDGKTIFSGLPNPFTAGRYHSLVVRPESLPACLEVSARTAEGEIMGLRHKDYPVEGIQFHPESVLTPQGKRILRNFLKNIGRKERSS, encoded by the coding sequence ATGATATTAATGATCGATAACTACGACTCATTTACATTTAATATTGTCCAATACCTGGGACAAATGGGGGAAGACGTCCAGGTCTATCGCAACGATAAGATAACGCCGGACGGTATTCGCAAGCTCAACCCGCAGGCGATATTTTTATCACCCGGGCCCGGTTCGCCCAAAGAGGCGGGCATCACAGTCGATGTGATTCGGGAATTTTATACCGATGTGCCGCTCATGGGCATCTGCCTGGGGCATCAGTCCATTGGCTTTGCATTCGGCGGCGAAGTTGTCCGGGCCTCGCGGATCATGCACGGAAAAGTTTCGCCTGTGGAGCATGACGGCAAAACAATTTTTTCGGGACTGCCCAATCCCTTTACCGCCGGGCGTTATCATTCGCTCGTCGTGCGTCCGGAAAGCCTGCCTGCCTGTCTGGAAGTAAGCGCGCGGACGGCGGAGGGAGAAATCATGGGATTGCGGCATAAAGACTATCCGGTGGAGGGCATCCAGTTTCATCCCGAATCGGTGCTCACCCCGCAGGGCAAAAGAATTTTACGAAACTTTTTAAAGAATATCGGTCGAAAGGAACGTTCATCATGA